The following proteins are encoded in a genomic region of Thioclava nitratireducens:
- a CDS encoding sarcosine oxidase subunit delta, protein MLTLTCPCCGVTAEETEFAPGGEAHLKRFGPGSSDDEFEGYLFARKNPKGVHFERWRHAYGCGKWFLAARDTGTLEVFATYKAQTTEPPADVIAKIKAKRPDWEGHK, encoded by the coding sequence ATGCTGACCCTCACCTGTCCCTGCTGCGGCGTCACCGCCGAGGAAACCGAATTCGCCCCGGGCGGAGAGGCGCATCTAAAGCGCTTCGGGCCGGGCTCGTCGGATGACGAGTTCGAGGGATACCTGTTCGCCCGCAAGAACCCGAAAGGCGTCCATTTCGAGCGCTGGCGCCATGCCTATGGCTGCGGCAAGTGGTTCCTGGCTGCACGCGACACGGGCACGCTCGAGGTATTTGCGACCTACAAGGCGCAGACCACCGAGCCCCCCGCCGATGTGATCGCGAAGATCAAAGCGAAACGCCCCGACTGGGAGGGCCATAAATGA
- a CDS encoding Hint domain-containing protein: protein MSNPSQIVHVFEAEDIWVTSGANQGDALGLAEDCEPGDIYQLHRAAKPRRLVLAQQGASPTVAEGSEIGAPGDALELIARHLLITPEGDTVDILMICHVATGAHYALPLSPMAARFDYTLLEARDDPGEVRLSDLVCVAFTTGTMITLAGGAQMPIEQLTPGARVLTRDNGPQPVKLVAKATMRALGSFAPVVISAGVLGNEGDLVISPHHRVFLYRRGAQKLGDTSEILVQAKHLVDGENVWQREGGFVDYFALVFDRHEIIYAEGVPVESLMVSEATLSLLPEELGREISERLPDLAHRQHFGTEATRDLLDRIGREKLFRKRKD from the coding sequence GTGTCAAACCCGAGCCAGATCGTTCACGTCTTCGAGGCAGAGGATATCTGGGTCACCTCCGGGGCCAATCAGGGCGACGCGCTCGGCCTTGCCGAAGATTGCGAACCCGGCGACATTTATCAGCTCCATCGCGCCGCCAAACCGCGCCGCCTCGTGCTGGCCCAGCAAGGCGCCTCGCCGACCGTTGCTGAAGGCTCCGAGATCGGCGCGCCGGGGGATGCGCTCGAGCTGATCGCGCGGCACCTGCTGATCACGCCCGAGGGCGACACGGTCGACATCCTGATGATCTGCCACGTGGCCACGGGCGCGCATTACGCGTTGCCGCTCTCACCGATGGCAGCGCGCTTCGACTACACGTTACTGGAGGCGCGCGACGATCCCGGCGAGGTGCGGCTGTCGGACCTCGTCTGCGTGGCCTTCACCACCGGCACGATGATCACGCTGGCCGGCGGCGCGCAGATGCCGATCGAGCAACTCACCCCCGGCGCGCGGGTGCTGACCCGCGACAATGGCCCGCAGCCGGTGAAGCTGGTGGCGAAGGCGACGATGCGCGCGCTGGGGTCTTTCGCGCCGGTCGTGATTTCGGCGGGCGTACTGGGCAATGAAGGCGACCTGGTGATCTCGCCCCATCACCGCGTGTTCCTCTATCGCCGCGGCGCGCAGAAGTTGGGCGACACGTCGGAAATCCTCGTGCAGGCGAAGCATCTCGTCGATGGCGAGAATGTCTGGCAGCGCGAGGGCGGGTTCGTCGATTACTTCGCGCTGGTCTTCGACCGGCATGAGATCATCTATGCCGAAGGCGTTCCGGTCGAGAGCCTGATGGTGTCCGAGGCGACGCTGTCACTTCTACCCGAAGAATTGGGCCGCGAGATATCCGAGCGCTTGCCCGACCTCGCCCACCGCCAGCATTTCGGCACCGAGGCGACGCGCGATCTTCTCGATCGGATCGGGCGCGAGAAACTGTTCCGCAAGCGCAAGGATTGA
- the ccmI gene encoding c-type cytochrome biogenesis protein CcmI codes for MLFWIIAAALVAVIALLFALALLRGRGEDEMAPAASYDVQVYRDQLRDLERDVERGVTSREEADRAKLEISRRMLEADRKAQAGSDLGRAPKGPTIALVIGGVVIFGAAFWLYTRMGAEGYQDQPIAQRFADADKLYDSRPSQADAEKMQKARATPPANPDPKFLELMKKLREAVAKKPDDPKGLELLARNEAALGNFDAAWKAQQRLVATKGDAATAQDYAELGEMMAVAAGGLITPEAEKVFATALKMDQNNGLALYYVGLMMAQNGRGDRAFRLWDNLLRNSESSDPWVPLVQQNIEELAWLAGEKDYTPPRPRGAPGPSQADVAAAADMSPEARQQMIRSMVERLNDRLAQEGGSADDWARLISSLRMIGEVDRADAVYGEAKGKFGSRPDDMAKIDAAHQAPAGQALQDMGGAQAGQSAPQAAPALPGPSAQQMKDAASMTPEERQQMIQGMVDGLFDRLTTEGGTPQEWARVISSLATLGQTDRAKEAWGEAQKALADKPDALAQVEAAAKSAGVAQ; via the coding sequence ATGCTGTTCTGGATTATCGCCGCCGCGCTCGTTGCGGTCATTGCGCTTCTGTTTGCGCTTGCCCTGTTGCGCGGACGTGGGGAAGACGAGATGGCACCGGCGGCCTCGTATGACGTGCAGGTCTATCGCGACCAGCTGCGCGATCTGGAACGCGACGTCGAGCGTGGAGTCACATCGCGCGAGGAAGCCGACCGGGCAAAGCTGGAAATTTCGCGCCGGATGCTCGAGGCGGACCGCAAGGCGCAGGCCGGCTCCGATCTGGGCCGGGCACCGAAAGGGCCGACCATCGCGCTGGTGATCGGTGGCGTCGTGATCTTCGGCGCGGCGTTCTGGCTCTATACCCGGATGGGCGCGGAGGGCTATCAGGACCAGCCGATCGCGCAGCGTTTCGCGGATGCCGACAAGCTCTATGACAGCCGCCCCTCGCAGGCCGACGCCGAGAAGATGCAGAAGGCCCGTGCGACCCCCCCGGCCAATCCGGACCCGAAATTCCTCGAACTGATGAAGAAGCTGCGCGAAGCGGTGGCGAAGAAGCCGGACGATCCGAAGGGCCTCGAACTGCTTGCACGCAACGAGGCGGCGCTGGGCAATTTCGACGCCGCATGGAAAGCGCAGCAGCGGCTCGTCGCGACAAAGGGCGATGCCGCCACCGCTCAGGATTACGCCGAGCTGGGTGAGATGATGGCCGTGGCCGCTGGCGGGCTGATCACGCCCGAGGCGGAGAAAGTATTCGCGACCGCGCTGAAGATGGACCAGAATAACGGGCTCGCGCTCTATTACGTTGGCCTGATGATGGCGCAGAACGGGCGTGGCGACCGGGCGTTCCGCCTCTGGGACAACCTGCTGCGCAACTCGGAAAGCAGCGATCCGTGGGTGCCGCTGGTGCAGCAGAACATCGAGGAACTGGCATGGCTCGCGGGCGAGAAGGATTACACCCCGCCGAGACCGCGCGGCGCACCCGGCCCGTCGCAGGCAGATGTCGCGGCGGCGGCGGACATGTCGCCCGAGGCGCGTCAGCAGATGATCCGCTCGATGGTGGAGCGCCTGAACGACCGGCTGGCGCAGGAAGGCGGCAGCGCAGATGACTGGGCACGCCTGATTTCGTCGCTGCGCATGATCGGTGAGGTCGACCGCGCAGATGCGGTCTATGGCGAAGCGAAGGGCAAATTCGGCTCGCGCCCGGACGACATGGCGAAGATCGACGCGGCGCATCAGGCGCCTGCCGGTCAGGCGCTGCAGGACATGGGTGGCGCGCAGGCGGGGCAAAGCGCCCCGCAAGCGGCCCCCGCCCTGCCCGGTCCGAGCGCGCAGCAGATGAAGGACGCGGCCTCGATGACGCCCGAGGAGCGCCAGCAGATGATCCAGGGCATGGTCGATGGTCTCTTTGACCGCCTGACCACCGAGGGTGGCACGCCGCAGGAATGGGCGCGGGTGATCTCGTCCCTCGCCACGTTGGGCCAAACCGACCGCGCCAAGGAAGCCTGGGGCGAGGCGCAGAAGGCGTTGGCCGACAAACCGGATGCGCTGGCTCAGGTCGAGGCGGCGGCGAAATCGGCAGGTGTGGCGCAATGA
- a CDS encoding sarcosine oxidase subunit alpha family protein produces the protein MSTRLSKGGRLIDRAKPLAFTFNGKPMRGFAGDTLASALLGGGQVMVGRSFKYHRPRGIVASGAEEPNALVGLGRNARFEPDQRTTTTELFEGAETTSQNHWPSLDFDIGEINNTFYKFLPAGFYYKTFMAPRAAWKHLFEPIIRKSAGLGGVPKEADPDRYEQVYAHCDVLVVGGGVAGLAAALKEGRAGKRVWLIEQTPNWGGRTPVDGGQIDGHDAQTWIDSALVELSSMENVTMRTRLMAAGLHDHGYVIGYENLADTTPGDGRPRHRLWRIRAGHTITATGAIERPLAFAGNDVPGVMLASAVRDYIVNWAVSPGDRTVIVTNNDDAYRTALAILDAGLTVSAVVDAREETHGALPEAVKARGVRVLEGRGIAKVLGRKRVSGVEICAQAGEGGAVETIDCDCVAMSGGWSPVVHLWSHCGGKLTWDDARAMFRPDPNRPPTGADGTGMATVVGAANGDLTLSEAMGGLGIGAASEEEAPLAPVWMMPAGAPDALRFKSFLDYQNDVKVSDVQLAAREGYESVEHTKRYTTLGMATDQGKLSNINGLAILSDALGQPIPATGTTTFRPPYTPISLGAVTAEAKGELFQPLRRTPIQSWHEAKGAHWEPVGHWRRPYCYPKSGESHRDAVNREITNTRKNVGMLDASTLGKIVVKGPDAGKFLDMLYTNMMSTLKVGKCRYGLMCNENGFLMDDGVVARLSEDTWLCHTTSGGADHIHGWMEDWLQCEWWDWKVYTANLTEQYAQIAVVGPKSRELLERLGGMDVSKETLPFMQWADGTLGGFDARIFRISFSGELSYEIAVPASQGLALWEKLMTEGEALGVMPYGTEALHVMRAEKGFIMIGDETDGTVIPQDLGLNWAISKKKTDYLGKRAQERSHMTDPNRWKLVGLETLDGSVIPDGSHAPADGFNANGQRNTQGRVTSTYYSPTIGKGIAMGLVLNGPDRMGEVIEFTGEGEDMVKARIVDPVFYDKDGEKQNV, from the coding sequence ATGAGCACGCGTCTTTCCAAGGGTGGTCGTCTGATCGACCGCGCGAAACCGCTCGCCTTCACCTTCAACGGCAAGCCGATGCGCGGCTTTGCGGGCGATACGCTGGCCTCGGCGCTCTTGGGCGGCGGTCAGGTCATGGTGGGCCGGTCGTTCAAATATCACCGCCCGCGCGGCATCGTGGCCTCGGGCGCGGAAGAGCCGAACGCGCTCGTCGGTCTGGGCCGCAACGCGCGGTTCGAGCCCGATCAGCGCACCACCACGACCGAGCTGTTCGAGGGGGCCGAGACCACCAGCCAGAACCACTGGCCGTCGCTCGATTTCGACATCGGCGAGATCAACAACACCTTCTACAAATTCCTGCCCGCGGGCTTCTACTACAAGACCTTCATGGCCCCGCGCGCAGCGTGGAAGCACCTGTTCGAACCCATCATCCGCAAATCGGCGGGCTTGGGCGGCGTGCCGAAAGAGGCCGACCCGGATCGCTACGAGCAGGTCTACGCCCATTGCGACGTGCTCGTCGTGGGCGGCGGTGTGGCGGGTCTTGCCGCGGCGCTCAAGGAAGGCCGCGCCGGTAAACGCGTCTGGCTGATCGAGCAGACCCCCAACTGGGGCGGGCGCACGCCCGTCGATGGCGGTCAAATCGACGGTCACGACGCGCAGACCTGGATCGACAGCGCGCTGGTCGAACTGTCCTCGATGGAGAATGTCACGATGCGCACCCGCCTGATGGCGGCGGGCCTGCACGATCATGGCTATGTCATCGGCTACGAGAACCTCGCCGACACCACCCCCGGCGATGGCCGTCCGCGCCACCGTCTCTGGCGCATCCGTGCGGGTCACACGATCACTGCGACCGGCGCGATCGAACGCCCGCTTGCTTTCGCGGGCAACGACGTGCCCGGCGTGATGCTGGCCTCGGCGGTGCGCGATTACATCGTGAACTGGGCGGTCTCGCCCGGCGATCGCACGGTGATCGTGACCAACAACGACGACGCCTATCGCACGGCGCTCGCGATCCTCGATGCGGGGCTGACGGTCTCGGCCGTCGTCGACGCGCGCGAGGAAACCCATGGCGCGCTGCCCGAAGCCGTGAAAGCGCGCGGTGTGCGTGTGCTTGAAGGCCGCGGCATCGCGAAAGTGCTCGGTCGCAAACGCGTCTCCGGCGTCGAGATCTGCGCACAGGCCGGCGAGGGCGGGGCGGTCGAGACGATCGACTGCGATTGCGTCGCGATGTCGGGCGGCTGGTCGCCGGTCGTGCACCTGTGGTCGCATTGCGGCGGCAAGCTGACCTGGGACGATGCGCGTGCGATGTTCCGCCCCGATCCGAACCGTCCGCCGACCGGCGCGGATGGGACCGGCATGGCGACGGTCGTGGGGGCCGCCAATGGCGATCTGACGCTCTCCGAGGCGATGGGCGGTCTGGGCATCGGCGCGGCTTCCGAGGAGGAAGCGCCGCTCGCCCCCGTCTGGATGATGCCCGCGGGCGCGCCCGATGCGCTGCGCTTCAAGAGCTTCCTCGACTACCAGAACGACGTGAAGGTCTCCGATGTGCAGCTGGCCGCCCGCGAGGGCTACGAGTCGGTCGAACATACCAAGCGCTACACCACGCTCGGTATGGCGACCGATCAGGGAAAGCTGAGCAATATCAACGGGCTCGCTATTCTCTCGGATGCGCTTGGCCAACCGATCCCGGCCACTGGCACGACCACCTTCCGCCCGCCCTACACGCCGATTTCGCTCGGCGCCGTGACGGCGGAAGCCAAGGGCGAGCTGTTCCAGCCCCTGCGCCGCACCCCGATCCAGTCCTGGCACGAAGCCAAGGGCGCGCATTGGGAGCCGGTCGGCCATTGGCGTCGCCCCTATTGCTACCCGAAGTCGGGCGAGAGCCACCGCGACGCGGTCAATCGCGAGATCACCAATACCCGCAAGAATGTGGGCATGCTCGACGCCTCGACGCTGGGCAAGATCGTAGTGAAAGGGCCGGATGCGGGGAAATTCCTCGACATGCTCTACACCAACATGATGTCGACGCTGAAAGTCGGCAAATGCCGCTACGGGTTGATGTGCAACGAGAACGGCTTCCTGATGGATGACGGGGTCGTGGCGCGCCTGTCCGAAGATACGTGGCTGTGCCACACCACCTCGGGCGGGGCGGATCACATCCATGGCTGGATGGAAGACTGGCTGCAATGCGAGTGGTGGGACTGGAAGGTCTACACCGCCAACCTGACCGAGCAATATGCCCAGATCGCCGTCGTCGGCCCGAAGTCGCGCGAACTGCTGGAGCGACTGGGTGGCATGGATGTCAGCAAGGAGACGCTGCCCTTCATGCAATGGGCGGACGGCACGCTGGGCGGTTTCGACGCGCGCATCTTCCGCATCTCCTTCTCGGGCGAGCTGAGCTACGAGATCGCGGTTCCCGCGTCGCAGGGCCTCGCGCTGTGGGAGAAGCTGATGACCGAGGGCGAAGCGCTTGGCGTGATGCCCTACGGCACCGAGGCGCTGCACGTGATGCGCGCCGAGAAGGGCTTCATCATGATCGGCGACGAGACCGACGGCACCGTGATCCCGCAGGATCTGGGCCTCAACTGGGCGATCTCGAAGAAGAAGACCGACTATCTGGGCAAGCGCGCGCAGGAGCGGTCCCACATGACCGACCCGAACCGCTGGAAGCTCGTCGGCCTCGAGACGCTCGACGGATCGGTCATCCCCGATGGCAGCCACGCGCCCGCCGACGGGTTCAACGCCAACGGTCAGCGCAACACGCAAGGCCGCGTCACCTCGACCTATTACTCGCCGACGATCGGCAAGGGTATCGCGATGGGGCTGGTGCTGAACGGGCCCGACCGGATGGGCGAGGTGATCGAGTTCACCGGTGAGGGCGAGGACATGGTCAAGGCGCGGATCGTCGATCCGGTCTTCTACGACAAAGACGGGGAGAAGCAGAATGTCTGA
- a CDS encoding sarcosine oxidase subunit gamma: MSEAVSALSGQSHEGFVTVSEAGLVGMISIRCDLGAKALAKALKAEGLPVPGPRRIETVDGRSIAWMSPDELLLICAHDEAPALTDRLAEALAAEHALVVNVSDARAMFTIRGEKADQVVMKLSPADVATLPKGEIRRSRAAQVATAFWRSGEDEISLVSFRSVAGYVMGLLEVSSRPGSELF, from the coding sequence ATGTCTGAGGCCGTCAGCGCCCTTTCCGGGCAGAGCCACGAAGGTTTCGTCACCGTGTCCGAGGCCGGACTGGTGGGCATGATCTCCATCCGCTGCGATCTGGGCGCGAAGGCGCTGGCCAAGGCGCTCAAGGCCGAGGGGCTGCCCGTCCCGGGTCCGCGCCGGATCGAGACCGTCGACGGGCGCTCCATCGCGTGGATGAGCCCGGATGAGCTGTTGCTGATCTGCGCCCATGACGAGGCGCCCGCGCTTACCGACCGGCTGGCCGAGGCGCTTGCCGCAGAGCATGCGCTGGTCGTCAACGTCTCTGACGCCCGCGCGATGTTCACCATCCGCGGCGAGAAGGCCGACCAAGTGGTGATGAAGCTCTCCCCCGCCGATGTCGCGACTCTACCCAAAGGCGAAATCCGCCGCTCCCGTGCGGCACAAGTGGCGACGGCGTTCTGGCGATCGGGGGAAGACGAGATCTCGCTGGTCTCCTTCCGCTCCGTCGCGGGCTACGTGATGGGTCTTCTGGAGGTCTCCTCGCGCCCCGGGTCGGAATTGTTCTGA
- a CDS encoding ABC transporter ATP-binding protein: MSAQLPPPRLEVRALGRVFDGLAVVDDVSFAIPAGQVTCLLGPSGCGKSTTLRLIAGVDTQDAGEIYVDGAAISDGSVHVPPEQRAIGLMFQDFALFPHLTVAENIAFGLKGDAAAKRARVTELLEKVRLLRHRDSYPHGLSGGEQQRVALARALAPRPRILLMDEPFSGLDERLRDDIRDETLALLKEENTAVLLVTHEPHEAMRMADEILLMRGGKIVQRGAPYNLYNAPVDRAAAAFFSDVNVLKGRVKDALTVTPFGDFLTPGHADGTEIDIVIRPQHLKIDFDRAGRGPSPTPQDGTPARGVVERARFLGRESLVEFRMDFDGTILRASVPNVFLPKPGTPMWLMIRRDRCFVFPAKGADA; this comes from the coding sequence ATGAGCGCACAATTACCCCCTCCGCGCCTCGAAGTTCGCGCGCTTGGCCGCGTGTTCGACGGGTTGGCCGTGGTCGACGACGTGTCCTTTGCGATCCCAGCGGGGCAGGTGACCTGTCTGTTGGGCCCCTCGGGTTGCGGCAAATCGACGACGCTCCGGCTGATCGCGGGAGTCGATACGCAGGATGCGGGCGAGATCTACGTCGACGGAGCCGCGATCAGCGACGGCTCCGTTCACGTCCCGCCCGAGCAACGCGCGATCGGGCTGATGTTTCAGGACTTTGCGCTGTTTCCGCATCTGACGGTTGCCGAAAATATCGCCTTCGGCCTCAAGGGCGATGCGGCGGCAAAGCGCGCCCGCGTGACGGAATTGCTCGAGAAGGTCCGCCTGCTGCGCCATCGCGACAGCTATCCGCACGGGCTTTCGGGCGGCGAGCAGCAGCGCGTGGCGCTGGCACGTGCGCTTGCACCCCGACCGCGTATCCTCCTGATGGACGAGCCTTTCTCGGGACTGGACGAGCGTCTGCGCGACGATATCCGCGACGAGACTCTGGCGCTTCTGAAAGAGGAAAACACAGCCGTTCTGCTGGTCACGCATGAGCCGCATGAGGCGATGCGGATGGCCGACGAGATCCTGCTGATGCGCGGCGGGAAGATCGTGCAGCGCGGCGCGCCCTATAACCTCTATAACGCGCCTGTGGACCGGGCGGCGGCGGCGTTCTTCTCGGATGTGAATGTGCTCAAGGGCCGTGTGAAGGACGCGCTGACCGTGACGCCGTTCGGCGATTTCCTGACGCCGGGCCATGCGGACGGGACCGAGATCGACATCGTGATCCGCCCGCAGCATCTAAAGATCGATTTCGACCGGGCAGGGCGCGGCCCGTCCCCGACGCCGCAGGACGGCACGCCCGCGCGTGGGGTGGTCGAACGCGCACGCTTCTTGGGCCGCGAGAGCCTCGTCGAGTTCCGGATGGATTTCGACGGCACGATCCTGCGCGCCAGCGTCCCGAACGTATTCCTGCCGAAGCCCGGCACGCCGATGTGGCTGATGATCCGTCGCGATCGCTGCTTTGTCTTCCCGGCGAAAGGGGCCGACGCCTAA
- a CDS encoding DUF1289 domain-containing protein produces MNDPQNTDEIWKRAEIESPCVKLCQIHPEARICIGCYRTMEEIGAWSRMTPEARREVMAELPERAPQLRKRRGGRAGRQDR; encoded by the coding sequence ATGAACGATCCGCAAAACACCGACGAAATCTGGAAACGCGCCGAGATCGAGAGCCCCTGCGTCAAGCTCTGCCAGATTCACCCCGAGGCGCGGATCTGCATCGGCTGCTACCGCACGATGGAAGAAATCGGCGCGTGGTCGCGGATGACGCCCGAGGCGCGCCGCGAAGTGATGGCGGAACTGCCCGAGCGAGCGCCGCAACTGCGCAAGCGCCGCGGCGGACGCGCAGGCCGACAGGACCGCTGA
- the ruvX gene encoding Holliday junction resolvase RuvX — translation MICETIEEFADAIPRMGGVAGLDLGTKTIGVAVSDGLRSVATPLSTIKRRKFGLDAEALLKIVAERDLKGLILGLPKNMDGTEGARCQSTRAFARNLSRLTDLPISYWDERLSTVAAERAMLEADMSRAKRAEAIDHVAASFILQGALDRLRYLGTA, via the coding sequence ATGATCTGCGAGACGATCGAAGAATTCGCCGATGCGATCCCGCGCATGGGCGGCGTCGCAGGGCTCGATCTGGGCACCAAGACCATCGGCGTCGCGGTGTCCGACGGGCTGCGCTCGGTCGCGACGCCGCTATCGACGATCAAGCGCAGGAAGTTCGGCCTAGATGCCGAGGCGCTTCTCAAGATCGTGGCGGAGCGTGATTTGAAGGGGCTGATCCTCGGCCTGCCGAAGAACATGGACGGGACCGAAGGAGCGCGCTGCCAATCGACCCGCGCCTTCGCTCGCAACCTCAGCCGCCTCACCGATCTGCCGATCAGCTACTGGGACGAGCGGCTGAGCACGGTCGCCGCCGAACGCGCGATGCTGGAGGCCGATATGTCGCGCGCCAAACGCGCAGAGGCGATCGACCACGTCGCGGCAAGCTTCATTCTGCAAGGCGCGCTGGATCGGCTGCGCTATCTGGGGACGGCATGA
- a CDS encoding SDR family oxidoreductase — MDLGIRGRKAIVCAGSKGLGRGCAMALAQAGVDIVLNARGADTLAATANEIMAATGVTVTPVAADITTPEGRAAVLGEAGEVDILVTNAGGPPPGNWRDWSRDDFIAALDANMLAPIAMMQAVLPAMIEQRWGRVVNITSQSVRAPIAQLGLSNSARSGLTGFVAGTSRQVAEYGVNINNLLPGLHATDRAVSLDTAAAKAKGISVEEAKAQREASIPVRRYGTPEEFGATCAFMCSVHAGFMVGQNVMLDGGLNNISI, encoded by the coding sequence ATGGATCTTGGTATCAGGGGCCGCAAGGCGATCGTATGTGCGGGCTCGAAAGGGCTAGGACGGGGCTGCGCGATGGCGCTCGCGCAGGCAGGTGTCGACATCGTGCTGAATGCGCGCGGCGCCGACACGCTGGCCGCGACGGCGAACGAGATCATGGCCGCCACCGGGGTCACCGTGACGCCCGTGGCCGCCGACATCACCACGCCCGAGGGACGCGCGGCGGTGCTGGGCGAAGCGGGCGAGGTCGACATTCTGGTAACCAATGCGGGCGGGCCGCCTCCGGGCAACTGGCGCGACTGGTCGCGCGACGATTTCATCGCGGCGCTCGATGCGAACATGCTGGCCCCGATCGCGATGATGCAGGCGGTGCTGCCGGCCATGATCGAGCAGCGCTGGGGGCGGGTGGTCAATATCACCTCGCAATCCGTGCGCGCGCCGATCGCGCAGCTCGGCCTGTCGAACTCTGCACGTTCCGGCCTGACCGGCTTCGTCGCCGGCACTTCGCGGCAGGTCGCGGAATATGGCGTGAACATTAACAACCTGTTGCCGGGCCTGCATGCGACCGACCGCGCGGTGTCGCTCGATACGGCGGCGGCGAAGGCGAAGGGCATCTCGGTCGAGGAAGCCAAAGCGCAGCGCGAGGCATCGATCCCGGTGCGTCGCTACGGCACGCCCGAGGAGTTCGGTGCGACCTGTGCCTTCATGTGTTCGGTTCACGCCGGGTTCATGGTCGGGCAGAACGTGATGCTCGACGGCGGGCTGAACAACATCTCGATCTGA
- a CDS encoding sarcosine oxidase subunit beta family protein produces the protein MKRYSMFAVAREAMRFHRGWERAWRSPEPKKRYKVIVVGAGGHGLATAYYLGKVHGITDVAVIEKGWLGGGNTGRNTTIIRSNYLQDPSAAIYEKARALYEDLSQDLNYNVMFSPRGLLMLGQTEHEVRGYKRTVHANRLQGIDTEWIGPEQVKELVPIINIDGPRYPVLGALLQKRGGTARHDAVAWGYARACSDMGMDIIQKCEVTGVRTEGGKVQGISTTKGEIDCEQLAIIVAGHSSVLAEMAGFRLPIESVALQAWVSEPIKPCMDVVVMANTVHGYMSQSDKGEMVIGGGTDGFNNYTQRGSWHHVEETTRALVETFPIISRLKMLRQWGGIVDMTGDRSPILSKTPVEGIFVNCGWGTGGFKAIPGSGYGMAELIARGHSPLTDQFGLDRFKEGRFIDESVAAGVAH, from the coding sequence ATGAAACGCTATTCGATGTTTGCCGTTGCGCGTGAGGCGATGCGCTTCCATCGCGGTTGGGAGCGGGCCTGGCGCTCGCCCGAGCCGAAGAAACGCTACAAGGTCATTGTCGTGGGGGCAGGGGGGCATGGCCTCGCCACCGCCTATTACCTTGGCAAGGTGCATGGGATCACCGATGTCGCGGTGATCGAGAAGGGCTGGCTGGGCGGCGGCAATACCGGCCGCAACACCACGATCATCCGCTCGAACTACCTGCAGGATCCGTCGGCGGCGATCTACGAGAAAGCCCGTGCGCTTTACGAGGATCTGAGCCAGGATCTGAACTACAACGTGATGTTCTCGCCGCGCGGTCTTTTGATGCTGGGCCAGACCGAGCACGAGGTGCGCGGCTACAAGCGCACGGTGCACGCCAACCGCCTGCAGGGCATCGACACCGAATGGATCGGACCGGAGCAGGTCAAGGAGCTGGTGCCGATCATCAATATCGACGGGCCGCGTTACCCGGTGTTGGGCGCTCTGCTGCAAAAGCGCGGCGGCACGGCGCGGCACGACGCGGTGGCCTGGGGCTATGCGCGGGCGTGCTCGGACATGGGCATGGACATCATCCAGAAATGCGAAGTGACCGGTGTGCGCACCGAAGGCGGCAAGGTGCAGGGCATCTCGACCACCAAGGGCGAGATCGACTGCGAACAGCTCGCCATCATCGTCGCGGGGCATTCCTCGGTCCTGGCCGAAATGGCGGGCTTTCGTCTGCCGATCGAGAGCGTCGCGCTGCAGGCTTGGGTCTCAGAGCCGATCAAACCCTGCATGGATGTTGTCGTGATGGCCAACACGGTGCACGGCTACATGTCGCAATCCGACAAGGGCGAGATGGTGATCGGCGGCGGCACGGACGGGTTCAACAACTACACCCAACGCGGCTCGTGGCACCATGTCGAGGAAACCACCCGCGCGCTGGTCGAGACCTTTCCGATCATCTCGCGCCTGAAAATGCTGCGCCAATGGGGCGGCATCGTGGACATGACCGGCGACCGCTCGCCCATCCTGTCGAAAACGCCGGTGGAGGGCATCTTCGTCAATTGCGGCTGGGGCACAGGCGGGTTCAAGGCGATCCCGGGCTCGGGCTATGGCATGGCCGAACTGATCGCGCGCGGCCACTCGCCGCTGACCGACCAATTCGGCCTCGACCGCTTCAAGGAAGGTCGCTTCATCGATGAAAGCGTCGCCGCAGGGGTGGCGCACTGA